CCCGTATAATACGATGCCGGTGGACATCAGACTGAAGTCCCGAACGGGCTTAACCACAAAAGTTTTGGGTTGTTGCTGACCCTGGCCTATTCCCGGAAGGAATAGCATACATAACCAGAAGGCCAGCAATCGTTGCATATCATTCAATCGTATCTCCGAGCAAAGTGGCTGCAGTGCATTCCGCAACTTTCACCTGAACATAATCACCCGGATTATATTGTTTGCGGGGGAACACCACCACTTTGTTCTGACTATTTCTTCCGAAGACATGTTCTTCGGAGCGCTTGGAAGTACCTTCCACCAATACCTCAAATGTTTTTCCCACGTCCTGTCGGTTGCTTTCGAGCGAGAGATGCTGCTGAATGGCAATCACTTCTTCGAGCCTCTTGGTTTTGACAGCATCCGGGATGTCATCTTCAAACTGGCGTTCGGCCATCGTACCGGGTCTTTCGGAATATTTGAACATGTAGGCAAAGTCGAACTTCGCCATCTCCATCAGGGAAAGGGTTTCCTTGTGTTCTTCTTCGGTTTCCGAACAAAATCCGGTGATGATGTCGGTGGATATGCCACAGTCAGGAATGTATTTTCTGATGGCTGCAATCCGGTCAAGGTACCATTCGCGTGAATAGCCCCGGTTCATCTTTTCCAGGATACGGCTGTTGCCGGATTGTGCAGGAAAATGGATGTAGTTGCAAATATTGTTGTGGGAAGCCATCACCCGCAGTACTTCTTCGGTAATGTCTTTCGGATGGCTGGTTGAGAAGCGGACGCGAAGTTCGGGGGCTACTTCGGCCACCATCTTCAGCAAACCAGCAAACCGAATGGTGTCAGGATGGTTCAGATCCGCATCTTTTTTCAGTCCGCCGCCGGACCATACATAAGAGTCCACGTTCTGGCCCAGCAATGTGACTTCACGAAAGCCGCGGTTGAAAAGGTCGCGGGCTTCGTTTACGATGGTTTGCGGGTCCCGGCTGCGTTCACGTCCACGGGTAAAGGGTACCACACAGAAAGAACACATGTTATCGCATCCCCGCATGATGGAGATGAATGCGGTGATTCCGTTGGTTCCTAATCGTACCGGTACGATGTCATCGTAGGTTTCTTCCTTGGATAAGATCACGTTCACCGCTTTCCTGCCTGCCTCCACCTCCTGAATAAGTGCAGGAAGCGAACGGTATGCATCCGGTCCGGCAACCAGGTCCACAAGTTTTTCCTCTTCCAGCAATTTGGATTTCAATCTTTCGGCCATGCAACCCAACACACCGATAACCAGTTCAGGATTTTTCTTTTTTGCAGATTTAAATTCCTGGAGCCGGTTTCGAACACGCTGTTCGGCATTATCGCGAATGGCGCAGGTATTAATCAGCACCACATCTGCTGCCTGTTGATCGGCTGTGGTAACAAATCCCTGTTCGGTCAGAATGGAGGCAACGATTTCGCTGTCGGAGAAATTCATCTGACATCCATATGATTCCACATATAGTTTTTTCCGGTCTCCGGGATCTGCCTCAAGGGGAAGTACGAGGGCTTCTCCTTGTCTTTCTTCTGCAAGCAATGTTTTGTCTTCCATTTGATTGTTCCCGCTTCTGGGCGCGCAAAGTTAGACAATTTCATGCGGGTGTCAAAATGTCATATTTCTATGAAATCCTGGGTTGAATACACCACCGGATTTGCTTTTTCGGTTTTGTTTTTTCTTTCTTTGTTGCCTTGATTGAATCAATACACGCCCGATCGTGAGCCCGGTCAGGGCGGAAAATTCCCTCTGAAGTATATGGCGAAAAATCTTGTTATTGTTGAGTCTCCGGCCAAGGCCAAAACCATTGAAGGTTTCTTGGGAGCCGATTATATCGTTAAATCGAGCTTCGGACATGTGCGGGACCTTCCGATGAAGGGATTACATGTGGATATTGAAAACGGCTACCTGCCGACATATGAAGTCTCTGCCGACAAGAAAGACGTGATCAAAGAACTCACGCAATTGGCCACCAAGGCTGATGTGGTGTGGCTGGCAACGGATGAAGACCGTGAAGGAGAGGCCATATCGTGGCACCTTTTCGAAGCACTGGGACTGGAGCAAGCCAAGGTGAAACGGATCGTGTTTCATGAAATTACCAAACCGGCCATCATGAAGGCCATTGCCTCACCCCGCGGGATCGATCTGAACCTGGTGGAGGCCCAGCAGGCAAGACGTGTGCTTGATCGCTTGGTAGGATTTGAACTTTCTCCCATCTTGTGGAAGAAGATTAAACCGTCGCTTTCTGCAGGACGCGTTCAGTCCGTAGCCGTACGATTGATCGTGGAACGTGAAAGGGAAATCAAACAGTTCAAAGGAAGTCCGTTCTTCAAGGCAAAAGCGATATTTGAACTGGAGAGAGACGGAGAAAAGGTGGGGTTGCATGCTGAATTACCCCAGAAACTGGAAGTATTACAAGACGCACAAAAGTTTCTGGAAGAGTGTCGTCAGGCGGTTTTCAGCATTTCCAACCTGGAAACAAAACCAGCCAGCAAATCTCCATCCGCACCATTCACCACCAGCACACTCCAGCAGGAGGCCAGTCGCAAGCTTGGGTTTTCGGTAGCACAAACCATGATGGTGGCCCAGCGCCTCTACGAATCGGGGAAGATCACCTACATGCGTACCGACTCGGTCAATCTTTCGGAAACAGCCATCAGCTCTGCTGCCGTTGAGATTGGTCGCTTGTACGGAACTGAATATATTGAGAGTCGCCAATACACCACCAAATCAAAAGGTGCACAGGAAGCTCACGAGGCCATTCGTCCGACCTATTTGCAAAAGAAAGAAGTGGAAGGCGACCGGAATGAACAACGGCTGTATGACCTGATCTGGAAACGCACAATCGCCAGCCAGATGAGCAATGCAAAACTGGAAAGGACCACTGCTACCATTGATATATCCACCTCGGAACATCACCTGGTTGCCAAAGGAGAAGTTATCAAATTTGATGGTTTTCTTAAAGTATACCATGAAGGTACCGACCAGGAAGATGAAGAAGAACAATCGGGTATGTTGCCTCCCTTGTCAGTGGGACAGGTTTTGCAATTGGACCAACTGACGGCTACGCAGCGATTTCCCTTGCATCCACCAAGGTATACTGAAGCCAGCCTGGTTAAGAAAATGGAAGAACTGGGCATCGGAAGACCTTCTACGTATGCCCCCACCATTTCCACCATCCAGAAAAGGGAATATGTAGTGAAAGAGAGTCGGGAAGGCGAAGAAAGAAAATACACGGTTCTCACCCTCACGAACGGAGAAATCACACAGGCTGAGAAAACCGAGATGGCAGGTTCCGAAAAAGCCAAAATGTTTCCGACGGATATTGGGATGGTGGTGAATGACTTCCTTCTGGAGCATTTCGGAGATATTCTCGATTACCACTTCACAGCCAAGATTGAAAAACAGTTTGACGAGATCGCGGAAGGCCAGAAGCAGTGGGATCGGATGATTGATGAGTTTTATGGGCCCTTTCATACGGACGTATCAAAAACCATAGAACATTCGGAAAAAGCTACCGGTGAGAGAATCCTTGGCAAGGATCCGGTTTCGGGCAAACAGGTATCTGTACGTATCGGTCGTTATGGCCCCATGGTACAGATCGGTACCGCCGATGAGGAAGAGAAGCCGAAATTCGCCAGTCTTAGAAAGGAACAGCGCCTTGAGGATATCACCCTGGAGGATGCACTTGAACTATTTAAATTACCCAGAACGGTGGGATCCTTTGAAGGGCATGAGATCGTAGCCAATGTGGGGCGCTTCGGACCCTATGTCCGACATGATGGAAAATTTGTATCCCTGAAAGAAGATGATCCGCTATCCATCACCGGCGAAAGAGCCATCGAAGTGATTCTTGAAAAAAGAAAAGCAGATAAGGAACGAGTCATCAAAACCTTTGACCAGGATGCTGAAGTACAAATCCTGAAAGGACGATGGGGTCCTTACCTGGTGCAGGGAAAAAACAACTTCAAAATTCCCAAAGAAAAAGTACCAGAAGAGTTGACCTTCGAGGAATGCATGGAAATTATTGCAAATGCTCCGGTGAAGAAAACCGCCAAGAAAGCGGCTCCTCAAAAGGCAGCTCCCAAGAAATCTGCTTCCAAAAAAGCAGCTTCCAAAGGAAAAAAGAAGTAACCATATTGCTATAACTAAAAGATGGATATCAGCGGTTTTTTCAAACCAGTGAACCCTGCTTTTGCAGGCAATACCGAATCTTACCACCCGCGTCAGTTCGCTAACTGGATACATACGCATCGTGACAATCATTTCCCCGATCTGGAGAAGGTGCAAGTCGCCATCATGGGTGTGCGTGAAGAAAGAAAAGCCATCAACAATGAGGGATGCTCGAACGCACCTGATACCATCAGAAAACAACTTTATCAGACTTTTGCCGACTTCGGCTCGATAAAAGGCGTGGATCTGGGCGATGTGGAAGCCGGCCACACCATAGATGACACCTACTTTGCATTAAGCGCGACAATAGCAGAACTAGTGGGAAAGAAGGTCATTCCAATTATCATTGGAGGAAGTCATGACCTGGCTTTTGCCAATTATATGGCCTATGAGAAACTCGAGCAAACCCTGAACATTGTCACCATTGACAGCACCCTAAACCTGGGACTTGCCAAAGACGATGAACTGAATGCAGGGTCTTTTTTGGGCAAAATTATCATGCGCAAGCCCAATTTTCTTTTTAACTACAGTTCGATCGCATATCAAACATACCTTACGGATCCTGAAGCGGTTCACTTGATGCGTAACCTGCACTTTGATTGTCACCGCCTCGGAGAAGTACAAAGTGCGATTTCTGAAATGGAGCCCGCAATCAGGAATGCGGATCTGTTTTCATTCGACATGGCTGCCATTCGCATGTCCGACGCACCAGGCACGGGCCAGGCGTCCCCAAATGGATTATTTGGACAAGAGGCTTGTAAATTGATGCGCTATGCGGGGTTAAGTGAAAAGATCAGTTCTGTTGGTATTTACGAATGCAACCCACTATTGGACAGGAATGAGCAAACGGCCGGACTCGCGGCCCAAATGATCTGGTATTTCATCGAAGGCGTATCAGGGCGTAAATATGATTTTCCTTTCACCGATAGTTCACATTACATCACGTATCGGGTGAATATCAGTGACCATCCTCAAGAACTGGTATTTTACAAAAGCAAGAAGAGTGACCGATGGTGGATGAATGTTCCCTTTCTATCCGATCATGGTAGCAAATACGAACGCCATCATATGGTTCCGTGCTCTTACAGGGATTATGAGCAAGCATGCCAGGATGATCTTCCCGATCGCTGGTGGCAGGCTTATCAAAAATTAAACTAAGCTGATAAAATCCTTACCAGCAATAACCTTGTCGACGTAACTTACGTACAAAATTCTGACAATAGGGTGCAACCCGGGTCGTTTTTTATAAACAGCCTGTTAACAAATATTTGCAATTACAATTTTTTCTTTGTTTCTTTAGCGCCCAAAGTGTCTGATAATTAAAGGGTAGAATAACTCAATTTTCAGTACCTTATTTATGATGAAAAAGACGATTCTTGCCGTAGGTATGGCCTTTGTTGGTGTAGCAGGGTATGCTCAGCAGGATGCGCAATTTAGCCAGAACATGTTCAACAGGTTGGCGGTTAACCCCGGTTACGCCGGGAGTCAAGGTGCATTATGCGGAACACTTCTTTACCGAACCCAATGGGTTGGTTTTGATGGCGCACCTAAAACCACACTTCTAAGTGTTGATATGCCGGTTAAGGTTATTCACGGCGGAGTTGGACTCACCGTTTTCAGTGATGAACTTGGTGCGGAAAAGAACTTCAGCGCCAAACTTGATTACGCATACCGTAAACCAATAGGCATTGGTACCATTGGTGTTGGCATTGAACTGGGCCTTTTCTCGAAGTCTCTTAGGGGCTTGGCCGAAAATGGTGTTAAAAATGGCTTGGTGCCCATTACCAAAGGTGACCCATCAATTCCAACCCAGACTGAAGGAGACATGACTGTTGATGTGGGTTTTGGTATTTATTACCATACTTCTGACAACAACTTGTATTTCGGTGTCTCAACTACACATGTCCCGGAAACTGATGTTAAATATACCCAACAGAATCAGCTGATAGATTTATCTCTCGCACGTCACTATTATGTAATTGCTGGTTATAATTATCAGCTGCCTAATCCTTCACTGGTGTTAAAGCCGTCTGTATTTATCAAGTCTGATGCTGCGACAACTGCACTTGACATTAACACTTTACTTGAATGGAATAGCACGATCTGGGCTGGCGCTTCATTCCGCCCTGGAGATGCAGCAGTCGCTTTGGTGGGGTTTCACCCTATACAGGATCTTAAAATCGGATATGCCTATGATTTCACATTATCCGAAATTAAAGGGTACAGCAGCGGTTCTCATGAAGTGATGATTAACTACTGCAAAAAGATTACATCGGAAGGCCCAACGCAGCGTTACAGAAACGTGCGCTTCCTGTAAGAAATAAGTAATTTGTAACCTGATATAAACTTGAACCGTTAAAGGGCATCCATGCCCGAAGTTGCTTCACAGGTTCACAAGACTCGGGAGAAGAGGTCACTTATTAGTGATAAAAAAGGAGGTCATTATGAAAAGGTTGCTTCATCATGCGCCCTGGATAGTGCTGGCATTTTTGGCCGGAGGCTGCGGTGGCTACTATGACAACGGAGAGTTGACGGGCGTTCTTGGCCGCCCCAAATGGTATATGGACGATCCATACGGAACCATTTATATTCCTATGGGAAGTTATAACATGGGGCCCAGTGATCAGGAAGTTCCGTACGCTCAAACCGCACACAGCAAAACTGTTTCCGTGCAAGCTTACTACATGGATGACACGGAAATCTCGAACAACGAGTACCGCCAATTTGTTTATTGGGTTCGCGATTCCATTGCGGGTAAGATCCTGGGTGAGGACGATCCGGACACCTATTTGAAAACCGTTGATGAATGGGAAATGGATCTTGATCCTCCTACGCTGAACTGGAGAGCGCTCAGAACCATTCCGTGGGACGATAAGGATATCCGGCAAAATGGTACGTTGGATGAACTATTCTATCCTGAAAACGAACGTTTCTATCGTCGTCGTGAGATTGATACCCGTAAACTTAACTTTGAGTATTGGGTGATCGACTACCGCAATGCTGCCCGTAAAGTGAACAGATACGAGTTCACCGATGAAAACAACTCCAACTGGAAATACGGAAATGGCATCAAAGATAGATCCGACTTCATCACCCGTGATGTGATCAACGTATATCCGGACACCCTTTCATGGGTGCATGATTTCACCTACTCTTTCAATGAACCCCTTACGGTCATGTACTTCTGGCACGTGGCGTATGACGATTACCCTGTGGTAGGCATCAACTGGCATCAGGCGAAAGCATTCTGCGTGTGGCGTACCCACTTGTTCAATAACTACAGAGCGTACAGGCTTGGTGTACCTTTGGTGAATGATTTCAGGTTGCCTACTGAAGCCGAATGGGAATATGGTTCCCGCGGTGGGCTTGACCTTTCGCCATTCCCATGGGGTGGTCCCTATATCCGCAATTCACGAGGTTGTTTCCT
The DNA window shown above is from Flavobacteriales bacterium and carries:
- the miaB gene encoding tRNA (N6-isopentenyl adenosine(37)-C2)-methylthiotransferase MiaB, encoding MEDKTLLAEERQGEALVLPLEADPGDRKKLYVESYGCQMNFSDSEIVASILTEQGFVTTADQQAADVVLINTCAIRDNAEQRVRNRLQEFKSAKKKNPELVIGVLGCMAERLKSKLLEEEKLVDLVAGPDAYRSLPALIQEVEAGRKAVNVILSKEETYDDIVPVRLGTNGITAFISIMRGCDNMCSFCVVPFTRGRERSRDPQTIVNEARDLFNRGFREVTLLGQNVDSYVWSGGGLKKDADLNHPDTIRFAGLLKMVAEVAPELRVRFSTSHPKDITEEVLRVMASHNNICNYIHFPAQSGNSRILEKMNRGYSREWYLDRIAAIRKYIPDCGISTDIITGFCSETEEEHKETLSLMEMAKFDFAYMFKYSERPGTMAERQFEDDIPDAVKTKRLEEVIAIQQHLSLESNRQDVGKTFEVLVEGTSKRSEEHVFGRNSQNKVVVFPRKQYNPGDYVQVKVAECTAATLLGDTIE
- the topA gene encoding type I DNA topoisomerase gives rise to the protein MAKNLVIVESPAKAKTIEGFLGADYIVKSSFGHVRDLPMKGLHVDIENGYLPTYEVSADKKDVIKELTQLATKADVVWLATDEDREGEAISWHLFEALGLEQAKVKRIVFHEITKPAIMKAIASPRGIDLNLVEAQQARRVLDRLVGFELSPILWKKIKPSLSAGRVQSVAVRLIVEREREIKQFKGSPFFKAKAIFELERDGEKVGLHAELPQKLEVLQDAQKFLEECRQAVFSISNLETKPASKSPSAPFTTSTLQQEASRKLGFSVAQTMMVAQRLYESGKITYMRTDSVNLSETAISSAAVEIGRLYGTEYIESRQYTTKSKGAQEAHEAIRPTYLQKKEVEGDRNEQRLYDLIWKRTIASQMSNAKLERTTATIDISTSEHHLVAKGEVIKFDGFLKVYHEGTDQEDEEEQSGMLPPLSVGQVLQLDQLTATQRFPLHPPRYTEASLVKKMEELGIGRPSTYAPTISTIQKREYVVKESREGEERKYTVLTLTNGEITQAEKTEMAGSEKAKMFPTDIGMVVNDFLLEHFGDILDYHFTAKIEKQFDEIAEGQKQWDRMIDEFYGPFHTDVSKTIEHSEKATGERILGKDPVSGKQVSVRIGRYGPMVQIGTADEEEKPKFASLRKEQRLEDITLEDALELFKLPRTVGSFEGHEIVANVGRFGPYVRHDGKFVSLKEDDPLSITGERAIEVILEKRKADKERVIKTFDQDAEVQILKGRWGPYLVQGKNNFKIPKEKVPEELTFEECMEIIANAPVKKTAKKAAPQKAAPKKSASKKAASKGKKK
- a CDS encoding formimidoylglutamase — encoded protein: MDISGFFKPVNPAFAGNTESYHPRQFANWIHTHRDNHFPDLEKVQVAIMGVREERKAINNEGCSNAPDTIRKQLYQTFADFGSIKGVDLGDVEAGHTIDDTYFALSATIAELVGKKVIPIIIGGSHDLAFANYMAYEKLEQTLNIVTIDSTLNLGLAKDDELNAGSFLGKIIMRKPNFLFNYSSIAYQTYLTDPEAVHLMRNLHFDCHRLGEVQSAISEMEPAIRNADLFSFDMAAIRMSDAPGTGQASPNGLFGQEACKLMRYAGLSEKISSVGIYECNPLLDRNEQTAGLAAQMIWYFIEGVSGRKYDFPFTDSSHYITYRVNISDHPQELVFYKSKKSDRWWMNVPFLSDHGSKYERHHMVPCSYRDYEQACQDDLPDRWWQAYQKLN
- a CDS encoding type IX secretion system membrane protein PorP/SprF codes for the protein MMKKTILAVGMAFVGVAGYAQQDAQFSQNMFNRLAVNPGYAGSQGALCGTLLYRTQWVGFDGAPKTTLLSVDMPVKVIHGGVGLTVFSDELGAEKNFSAKLDYAYRKPIGIGTIGVGIELGLFSKSLRGLAENGVKNGLVPITKGDPSIPTQTEGDMTVDVGFGIYYHTSDNNLYFGVSTTHVPETDVKYTQQNQLIDLSLARHYYVIAGYNYQLPNPSLVLKPSVFIKSDAATTALDINTLLEWNSTIWAGASFRPGDAAVALVGFHPIQDLKIGYAYDFTLSEIKGYSSGSHEVMINYCKKITSEGPTQRYRNVRFL
- a CDS encoding SUMF1/EgtB/PvdO family nonheme iron enzyme encodes the protein MKRLLHHAPWIVLAFLAGGCGGYYDNGELTGVLGRPKWYMDDPYGTIYIPMGSYNMGPSDQEVPYAQTAHSKTVSVQAYYMDDTEISNNEYRQFVYWVRDSIAGKILGEDDPDTYLKTVDEWEMDLDPPTLNWRALRTIPWDDKDIRQNGTLDELFYPENERFYRRREIDTRKLNFEYWVIDYRNAARKVNRYEFTDENNSNWKYGNGIKDRSDFITRDVINVYPDTLSWVHDFTYSFNEPLTVMYFWHVAYDDYPVVGINWHQAKAFCVWRTHLFNNYRAYRLGVPLVNDFRLPTEAEWEYGSRGGLDLSPFPWGGPYIRNSRGCFLGNFKPMRGNYIDDGGFHTVKVTSYWPNEYGLWCMAGNVSEWCEDAFDESAYNFAHDLNPYFFYNAKETDPPALKRKVVRGGSWTGVGYYMQTGTRDYEYQDSSKCYVGFRCVMTFLGRAKEDFQ